AAAAATGTAAATGCTTTATCAAGTTGTTACACTCAGTTTCAGCCAACAAATAGTAGCACTAATAAACCATGCATCCCCTAGGATGGAGAAATTTTACTACCTTCTGCTACTTCTTCATTATAATCAAGTAGTAAAAGATACGTAATTTGGGAGAAATTTTACAACCGTCTTCTAAGAAGAAGTGATGCCACTGCAAACCAACTTTAATTCTAACTGGGAGAGCATAAAAATTCAAAGGCAACATGCAAGAAATGACTGACTATTtataaaagggataatttcagataccCCTATTCAGCTTTTGACAGTCTCACTCTCCTCCTTTACgaattcaaaaaatttcagaaaaagtcTTACACACCCTCCTTATCATAACTTCAGGTCCTATTTCTTACATCCTCGTGGCTAAAACGACTCAAACCCACTCACGACTTTGCTATTTTTTCGTGATTATGGGTTCAAGAATCCGTCTAAcattctcaaaagtaacatTTGAGTATTCTATATCTAATCTCCATTCCACATGTacaaataatcaagtaactaacaCCTAACAGGAAGTACATTTTGCTAGTCTTAACTTGGTGACTAACAAATAATTAAATCGAAGAAGAGGGACATTGAGTTAACCTCAAAACATGCATGAATTCATTAGGAATGGACTGGAGAGATGCACTTAACAAATAGTGGCAACTATAAATTCTTAAGTGGCTGTAGCATAACCTTATAATCGTATTATAAACACATTGGAACCTTACTTGGGATTCTGATCTACCTCCCACGCGAATGCAGCGATCCTTTTATCGTACGTGCTGACTGTTACGTGTGAAGGCAGAAGGTACTCGGCTGACCGTAGCATGCTGCTTTTCTTCGTTGCCCGAGTTGGTCTCCCCTCATTCTCATCTTCAACAGCTGCTGAAGATATCAATACATCAGAAAACATAATTCAATAATTAGTTCACACTGACAGAATAATGCTTAGGTATGCGTGttatacaaaaaattaataagTCAGCAGCAGGGCAGTAAAGTTTAACCGATTAACCGATCAGCCAAGTACTCATCAATTGATATGCAAAACTAAAATGCATTACGCAATAATTCAGCTTCAACGGTATCAGGGTTTACAGTCGACAGAACATAATACAATAAATTCATGGAAATTCGTATATCAAATTCTTGACAGCCACCAAGTTTACTAACCTTTCCTTTTGCGACTATAAGACCGCAACCTTCTCGGTGTGTTTGGCCCATCCAAAGGATGCTCAATTTGTATGGGACCTGTTGAGCAATCATGCTGCATATGTTGTGTGGCTTCATCCGTAATGCGGTCAGAAATGCTTGTTATATGGTCAGTATGTACTTCAACGTCTCGCGAATCAGGTTGGCCAATTGGTGGGGTATCATTTGCCTTGTTTCCACTGAATGAAATATCCTTTCCATCACCTGTGATGCCATCATTTTTTGCCTCCTTTCCATCACTAGTTCTCCCACTTTGCTCTTTTTCAACCGTCTTCTGCCCTATTGCTTGCCGATTTGTTGGTTCAGTCTCATCTATTGATCTGATTGACGTCACAATGTCATCGGCAGTACCACCGGCATCTTGTTCTTTTTCACTATCACCGTCATCGAGATCTTTGGAGTCCTTTCCATCCTCAGCCGATTGATATTCTGAATAATCTTCGCTTTCCATATCAAGATGTATGTGCTCTGAATCAGGCAGCCTCTGTTTCTGCTTTTCCTTTGAAACGACCTCTGTTGCTGCTGCTTTGGCCCTAGGATGAGAACACAATATTTCTGCAATCTTTAATATCCTTCTTTGACAATTCACTGTCATACTGTACACTTCTGAAAGCTCAGCCTGCTTATACATTAACAAACTATAATGAATAGCTCGTTTCGACTTAATCCAGAACAGATGAATAGGAAATTATGCATTGATGTGTATTACTTCCTTGTGGATCTCACTAAATCTgccttttcactttcaattggTGAAATATTTTTCATGACTAAGTTATGAATATCCAGTTATATGTGAAAATGCCTTCAGCTGTATTTGCCACTCGAATCGAATGAGGTTATGATagttacttttatattttgcaTGAATAATATGCGAGAATTTTTTTCACTGCTCTTTTCTGTCATAGAATATGGAAAATACGACACGATCTGTTCTATGCAAGAAATGTACCTAGCTTAGATCACAACAATAGTGTTATTTGTGACCGGTATTTGAAAAATGTTGCCACCTTTTACAAAGCTTAACAAACGATTGGGTGTACTTATTTGTCCCAAACTCCACTTACAACAAACTTTCCTATTTTTGTATGTTATGCATAGCAAACGCAAAATGATTGTATGCGGTCATGGAAGATTTATCATGATTGTATCGGACAAGATAACTTTCCCCAGTTATGAAGATTTGGCTGCTTACAAAAACATCAGTATAAATGCATAACATTTGCTCTTAAGCAACAACATTACACAATGAACTTTCTTCTAAGAAAAGTTAGGCAGCTTACAGCAATGTCATGATGACCGCTGTCCATCATTATTCCAACTAGCTCAGGGGGTAGTTCATTTATCTGTGCACCTGATTCAGCCTCTTCCTCTTCATGCGCCCCAATCTACGAAAATAAAGTCAAACCATCATTTCATAAGTACATGGTATGTGTGTCTTATACATATGAACTAGTAAGTTACAATCCTTATCCaagcaaaaaaataattatctctcttactagttttccttttccataACCTCCGAGATTATCGATCTCCAATGCATCCCGCTGTGAAATTAAAGCATCTGTCCATGCCTTTGCTCTTGGTGTAACTCGAGCCACTCTATGCTTTAGTATTGTCACTCGATCGAGGTAATGCACCTGCAAGCCAATTGGCGACTGACTCATCATTTATATCATTTGCAAACAATATATATATCacgaatttcaaaattttatttatatctAATGTTCAACAATCCTCTTTCCCGTCCTTCATACTCACTTATCATATCATAATATGTACGTTGCATAAACAACCTTCATGTGCctaattaaaatttcaaaatcgTTGCATCCCCTACTAGTTAAATGACTTACTAACTTTCAATAACGTGTAATTAAACTTACCAGTAGAACAAAGATGCAGCCCCCAACATATTGGTGCTGCTTTCCGCTTTTCTTCTGTACTTCTAATATCCTATTGCATAGTACATTTCTAATGTACTGGGCCCAGTTTAATGAGGCCACCTCAGTAACCACCTTCGTGCAACCCCATAGCCGGATTTTATGCTCAGCCCGTGTAGTTGGAGCCAATAGACATCCACAAGCAAATGCAACAAATAGTCGCTTGAACTCGTCCCCACTGCTCATGGATACTAACTCCTCCGGCAGCTCTTTCCATTTGTATGTTCGGCGACTTGGTCCAGAATCTCCACCCTCACTGCTATCAGCATCTTCAACTGGTAAGGGGCCATCATTTGGGATTCCAAGGATGAAACCGATGTCTTTTGCTGTTAGGGGTAGCACACCATCTCCATGTAATTGAAAGCTGCTTAGTGTAGGATTAAAATTGTCGACCAGCCAGGTTCCTATGCCGTTCGGAATGGAGCGACACTGTATTTCCAGCAGCCCTCCAAACCCCATATCTCTGATTTGCTGTTTTTTTGTTTCATCAATGTTCGATGCTAACCAAACCATCTGATTTGGTGAACAACGAATGGTGTACTTCGGATTCTATAATCAAATTCAAGCGAAAAACTTAGTTAGTCATACACAGATTATTACATACAAACCTAAACTTCATCCATACTTTGTGCTTACCTTATACTGCTTTATTGGCGGTATAGTCTTTCCAAGTCGCGTCATTTCTCTCTTATactcctctttttctttccaaTAGTTCTCTTTTCGCTTCTGTACTTCTTCCTCGCTTAATTTATCATATGCTGCTTTGACCATTTTATTATACTGCATTCGATGCATATAATCGTTAATCATTCCTAATGTCATCATCATTTTCTAATGGGTTAATAGTATAATTCCTCCCCTGACTTTTGTTCTAATCACATCTGACACCTCTCAAATTAATATTATCACACCTAGCACCCCTGGCAGTGGGATGTGACAAATTATCCTAATCAAAAGataacaaattattcaaaaatcacCAACATCTACCCCATGCCACAAATAACCTTAACTCATTCAGAGGCAAAAAAAAATCTGGATAAATAATGTTATACCACAACTAAAGTTGAATGCccataatttaaaaataatctATGCAGTATACGGAGACCAATACTCCACTACAAAACTAAGAACAAAACTGTATACCAAAACAgataaaaaaatcagaaaattcttttaagaattTTTTGATAACTATTCTGAATtatgttatatttttttacaaattgtaactctaattgaactATCCGTAAAACCTATTATAAGAGATACGATTATTACGTATTGTACCCATATGTACACTAATGTGTTacacaaaattacaaaattttcaaaacgtGTTACCCTATTCAAGGATGATTGATCTAACAACCTTATTTACCTCGCATCTCTCCAAACGATACATATCGTCGTACTCCATGGtctacaaaataacaaattcgGTTACAGTTTCATACAAATCCTATTACAACCCTGATGCTATCCTATTATTTATTATATGATCATTTACGTATACTAAAAATCAAGATTTATACCTGTTTTGCTCCTACGAAGTATACTCATTTTGGGTTATGGATAAAAGAGGAACAAAAATAGAGTCTTTCTCCTATACTTCATTTTTTACTACTATTTTCAAATAGAGGGGCTGACAATGACATCAAAGTTGTCATTCTAGTGGTGTTAAGTGTGATTTTGATAACATGGAGGGTGCTAGGTGCGATTCTAAGAAACCAagagggaggtttctgatattaacccTTTTCTGATTGTGTTGATTACTTTTACCGCGCCCCAACTTTCCAAATTAATGTTTTATTTAGTTCTTATGCGTACCTCTGTTATCTTAATGCCTTTCGCTGGAACGGTGCTTTGATACTCCTTCCTACACACATTCAATATTAACCAATTAACTGTGCATTCTACtcatcattattatttttaataaacaCCAACATTACCTAAACTTCATCCACGGATTCAGCGGTGGAACTGGTTGTCTAACTTCACTTGTCCCCGCTGCCTCTATTCCTTCATTTTCGTCTAAACTCTTGTTCCGTCTTTTGCTTCTTATCCGTGCCATCCTGTTTATACATAGCAATGAATATAATAAACATACACCAACGAAGTCTCAAATACGACATACCAATTACGCACTAACTTTTCTACTCTATTTTTTCTCTGTACTTATTCATCCACACCATGTAACACTTATCCAACACAACCGTGAACATGCACAAGAACTAATACAATTAACATACATTAATGCAGTTTCAAATGGAagcaaatttgaatttcaatctAACATTTCTCTTCACTTTCTGGCCTGTGCCTGTTAATCCACACCATGTAACACTTTTCCAACACTTTGTTGATGCAAAAGAACCAATACAATTAACATAGATCAATGCAGTTTCAAATGGAagcaaatttcaatttcaatctAACATTTCTCCTCTTTCTGGCCTGTGCCTGTTAATCCATACCATGTAACAGTTATCCAACACCATGTAACACTTTTCCAACACTTTGTTCATACACAAGAACTAATATAATAAACATACATCAATGTAGTCCCACATACGACATTCCAATTTCAATCtaaccttttctcttttctttctgttCTATTCCTGTTAATCCACACCATGTAACAGTTATCCAACAACATGTAAGACTTATCCAACATTGTGTTCATACACGTGAACTAATAGAATAGACATACACTAATGAATATCCAGAAAAGACATACCAATTTGACACTAAAATTTCTACTCTGTTTCTTCTCTGTGCCTATTAATCTACAACAAGTAACACTTATGGAACACTGTGTTCATGCACATAAACTAATACAATAAACATATACCAATGATGACCCAAATATGACATATAAAATTCAAACGATCAATTCTATTCTATTTGTGTCCTATTCCTGTTAATCCACAACATGTAACAGTTATCTAACATTGTGTTTATGCATAGCAACGAATACAATAAACATACACCAACGAAGTCTCAAATATGACATACCAATTATACACTAACATTTCTACTCTGTTTCTTCTCTGTACTTGTTAATCCACACCATGTAACACTTATCCAACATTTTGTTCATGCACAACACCTATTACAATAAACATACATCAATGCAGTCCCAAATACCATATTCCATTTTCAATCTAACATTTATGTTCTCTTTCTGTCCTGTACCTGTTAATCCAAACCATGTAACAGTTAAAGGACAACATGTATGACTTATCTAACATTGTATTCATGCACTTGAACTAATATAATAGACATACAGTAATGACGATCAAAATACGACATACCAATTTTACACTAATATTTGTGCTCTATTTCTTCTCTGTGCCTGTTAGTCCGCAAAAAGTAAGACTTAGCCAACATTGTGTTCATACACACCAACTGCTACACTAGACATACAGATCTGAAATATCAAATACAACATACCCATCCCAAACTAACGTTTCTTATGTTAATACTTTACACTTAACACACCATATCAATGTTTCTCCATGTCACTTTTTTCTCACATACCATAACATTATTTTTAGCCAGCATGCTGTATGATCCATCCTTCACTGAATTATCTTGTGACTATTTGATAACGCAGTGTATCACACACTCAACATATTGTACATCTACTCAGCATATAGTAATTTGAACGTACACCAATTTTTTACACCTACGAACTCCCTCCCAAATCCATGCACACATTTTCTCAAGCGGTTGTGCCGCAACATTTTCCCCTCCTTTCCCACTATCCTGTTTCGACGATCAAAGGCTAACACGTAATGCTCCTATCACGCTGCACTTATCAATTACTATACACAAAATTTTGCATGTGTGCCATCCCTCTGTACAATCATCATAGTGTACACCAACAACATCCAGAAAGTAAGGTTTTTCCACTTTTTGGTCAAATTACATGCATTACTATATCATTCTAGGCTTCCTCATGTTTTACCTGACTGATTTGTGGTCGTTCACTACTTTCGAATCCCACGATCTTCCACTTTCAAACTTGGGttcaactttcttcttcttttattaaACCCCAATCACCAAAAACTTTTACTTCCGCCACCACTTCTTCCTTCTCTTTGCTCTTATTTTCCTTCAACGATGCCGCTGTTCCACAACTTTTGCCAATGTCGCACTTTGTTGCCCGTCTTCTAGTTTCCTCTTTTAGTTCCTCCACTCCAATCTTGCCCTATTTTTTTACATTTGTTAATTTCAGCAACCGCTTCATTtgggagggagtgtaagtggGGCTCTTCTTGGGGAACGTTTCATTTTAGGCGGGACTTTGCTTGCCATTGGTGCTGACGGTCCGTTACGGTCAACACCGTcatctattttttttcccttcatttatATTGAAACAACGTCGTTTTGGAAGTCTGCTAAAGGCTGCTGACGTGGTTCATTTCTTGCCATTCCTTTCTGCTTGTGAGGAGACCGCTTGGGAACGGTCAAAATTAAACTCAAACTCGACTCGTTTGACTCAATTAAACTCGAGTAAATATCAAGCTGGATTTACTccagctcgagctcgaattttgaaataaacctataaattttttctcaaaatatataatataaatataatataaaagCTCGATTAAACTCGTCGAACACTCGAATATTTATTTTtggagctcgaactcgactcgttgaATGTAACGagtagctcgagctcgagttcgaactcagTTTGACCAAGCTCGAACCAAGCTTTTTACCAAACCGCTCGCGAGTTGACTTGATTGCACCCCTACACCAGGCTTATCAATAGACCATTCTACAAGTAGATAGGTGTGAGTACGTGAGCTGATGTACTTTCTGGTGGATTGAgtccatttattttaatttaaactGACACGATCATACTAATAATGTAAAAGACCCAGCACAGAGAAGTATTCATTTAGTATTTTAAAAAGCACGCTACGTACATTTTCATGTTATGCAGGACACGTGGTAATCAAGCCGATCTAAATCAATAAAATACCTAACAGATTGTAACAAATAAAGCCCTTGTTTGAAACTATAAAACAAAAAAGTATTTGGTATAAATTAGTCCAAAGATCATAGTCTTCCCAGCCACCGGCATGACGAAAAAGAGAAGCTACAATTCCTGTATAAGAAAATGTTTCCTTTTCTCTACAACATCCAACTATGCAGAACTAAGGGATAGTTCTCAAGCTTGATCGTTATGGGCCCATGAGAAAATTCTAGATGTCTAATCGCTCTTTTTCTACTTTGTATCTGCAAATGCTCCCATCAAGCAATTTCTCCCGCACCAGAACGCCTCTTCTTACTAATCCTGTATCCACCTCATTTAACTGGTCATGAAACATTTCTACATTTGTTCTTGACTGAATAATTAAAAGCCGTCCTACCAGCTCATTGACTGCACTCTCCGCAAAACTCTTGGTGGTCTTTGCTGCTCCACAACTGGAATCAAGTTTTCCATAAGCTGCATGTAAACAACAGAGAAGAATTTGTGTTTATTTATATGTGGTAAAGTTCCGCGTGCATAAACCAAAAAACAAGGATATGATCTAAAATGTTACAAGTGcgaggaaaaacaaaataaaataagaaactaGAGCAGTTGATGGTAACATTCAGCCTGCATgctgaaaatcatgaaaaccaACGCAGATATGCATTTCACCTCCACAAGCAACAAAGGAGTAAAATACGCCATCTATAACAAATCAAGTCAGATTCTGATTGTGTGTGGATATCAAGGTTTAAAACCTTGAAGCACAGCAAAGCTTACGTATCCTATAAGAGAAACTTTGCCTTCTATAAGTATATTCAATAGAAATTTTGGATGTGTTCAAAGGacaagaaaaaagggaagaggCCTGAGCAACAGCCATATAAGGACATGATTCCAGTCTTAGTAAGCTTACTATTGCTCATTAAAATCCATCTTGCCTGAATTACAGATAAAGAAAACAGACAACAGTGGATGTAACTGCTGGAAGGCTACAAAATCAGGTTGCTGATCTTACCAACCTAAGGGCATGAAGGGCAATTGCCAGAGAAATTTGTCTAGTTAACTTGAGGTGACTTTGAAGAAACAGGGTATTACTAACTCCACCAGCATGTTGAAACCGGTTTACAGCGTATACTATACCTCTTATAAACAGGTGCATAGAGTAAACAAGATAATGATGAGATAAACACTTCAAATATGTAAAATAGCGGTATGATTGGGATGGCAGCACTAGTATCTAGGCATATACTATAGAATAACAAGAAAAAAGGGAATCACTTGTCCCTTTACCTCACCACCTCCTCCTGACAACAATTTTTGGAATTTGCAATGAAGATTCATGTCAAGTTggacaaaagtttcaaaaagaTTCTGTTAATTCACATCAGACATGGTTCATCATAATATACAAATTCGTGCTGCATTTTGAGCTCATGTCAAAAAATGACGGAAgtatgaagaagaaagattttTACGCAGCTATAGTGAAGTCATGACTACTGAAGCACAAAGTTCCCGTCTATAGAGAAACTCTGACCTCTTTCAACTAGTTCTTTCGTCGGCTTCATGAAGATGGACAAGACAAGTGCTACAAAATGTGAATGTTTTCTAGTTCCAGAGGATCAGAAAATTTATACAAAATAAAAGTTCTGGCTGCATTTGTTGTCTTATTGCATGTATGCCACGCAGACTAGAAATAGTGAAAATACCTGGAATAGAGACAGAAGGGCTGGGGGCAAATGAATTGGCATATCTGTTTTGTGAGTTAGTCATTGACTGAAAAGTATAGTTGAATAAAAACTTTACAACCATATGAAGCGCAATTCCATAGCGTTCACAAGCATGTAATGTCCATTTTGTCTGGTGGCACAGGCAAGAACACGCAGAAATAATCAATACACAGCATATGCTTCCAAATGCATCTCTCACCACCAACCAATCACAAATCTTAATAGGCAACTGACTGCTCGAAAGAACAGCAGCAATAATTGGTTCAAGAAGAAATCATGTACATTTGAACAAGCATTTAAACCTCTCTAAAGTTTTAATGGGCAAAATTGATCATGTGTCAGTCAAAATGTCGTCGCATGCAAAAAAATGCAGGAATTTGAATAGTACTTTAGCTCTTAAAAGTATAATGGCAAAATTTGTGCCACCTACCTAATACAAATCTCCAAGGCTACTTACCACTCAAAAGGGCAGCAGCAATAATTAATTCAATAAGAAACCACATACATTGGAAAAAGCATTTAAACCTCTCTTAAAGTTTAACGGGCAAAATTGATCATGTGTCACAACAATATGGTCAACGTCAAAAAGTAGTTACATGCAAACAAACAGAAATTCGAATATCAAAGTATAGTGGCAAAATTGACACAAGAATATAAGCAGGGGTTAATCTCAAAACTTTAACAGCCAAAATGTGTCATAACCAACAAACACATAGAAGCCTGAAAAGGAATCCAATCTCTAGAACCAGTGGCAAAACTAAGTACAAgtataaagaaaggaaaatgttaAATCAGAATATACAGGACATAAAAGGTCAGTTACACACAGTTCAAGTTAGAAAATGAACGTCATTGCATCAGGCCTAAAGAATGGTATACCTAAAAAGACAAGAGTAAAAGTTGTACCTGCTTAAACCTCTTCTTTTTTTGGTCAGCCTGCATTAAAAGGATATCTTCTT
This portion of the Coffea arabica cultivar ET-39 chromosome 2e, Coffea Arabica ET-39 HiFi, whole genome shotgun sequence genome encodes:
- the LOC113740884 gene encoding uncharacterized protein isoform X1, which produces MARIRSKRRNKSLDENEGIEAAGTSEVRQPVPPLNPWMKFRKEYQSTVPAKGIKITEYNKMVKAAYDKLSEEEVQKRKENYWKEKEEYKREMTRLGKTIPPIKQYKNPKYTIRCSPNQMVWLASNIDETKKQQIRDMGFGGLLEIQCRSIPNGIGTWLVDNFNPTLSSFQLHGDGVLPLTAKDIGFILGIPNDGPLPVEDADSSEGGDSGPSRRTYKWKELPEELVSMSSGDEFKRLFVAFACGCLLAPTTRAEHKIRLWGCTKVVTEVASLNWAQYIRNVLCNRILEVQKKSGKQHQYVGGCIFVLLVHYLDRVTILKHRVARVTPRAKAWTDALISQRDALEIDNLGGYGKGKLIGAHEEEEAESGAQINELPPELVGIMMDSGHHDIAAELSEVYSMTVNCQRRILKIAEILCSHPRAKAAATEVVSKEKQKQRLPDSEHIHLDMESEDYSEYQSAEDGKDSKDLDDGDSEKEQDAGGTADDIVTSIRSIDETEPTNRQAIGQKTVEKEQSGRTSDGKEAKNDGITGDGKDISFSGNKANDTPPIGQPDSRDVEVHTDHITSISDRITDEATQHMQHDCSTGPIQIEHPLDGPNTPRRLRSYSRKRKAAVEDENEGRPTRATKKSSMLRSAEYLLPSHVTVSTYDKRIAAFAWEVDQNPKETLIQMFQLSLTRDDLRTLCDGMHVSTRVIDMFARHINWGGATSTTSRVKRYIVEPIAVDGILNLRKFDAQSDDILTAKLIKLFKIRGPDNSANPSKCQLILVPVCVDSYWFVYSFHVTHHVVHLLDPDPQQAKSKDITVLKRLQRGLGLIMAAKFGMKIDFASFKLEVADVPHQSPDSWFDSGVFTMTFLEHWSGRLAMRITKENITKYRMLYTARLCSSEHNTKFVDTISAMLGSK
- the LOC113740884 gene encoding uncharacterized protein isoform X2, with protein sequence MARIRSKRRNKSLDENEGIEAAGTSEVRQPVPPLNPWMKFRKEYQSTVPAKGIKITEYNKMVKAAYDKLSEEEVQKRKENYWKEKEEYKREMTRLGKTIPPIKQYKNPKYTIRCSPNQMVWLASNIDETKKQQIRDMGFGGLLEIQCRSIPNGIGTWLVDNFNPTLSSFQLHGDGVLPLTAKDIGFILGIPNDGPLPVEDADSSEGGDSGPSRRTYKWKELPEELVSMSSGDEFKRLFVAFACGCLLAPTTRAEHKIRLWGCTKVVTEVASLNWAQYIRNVLCNRILEVQKKSGKQHQYVGGCIFVLLVHYLDRVTILKHRVARVTPRAKAWTDALISQRDALEIDNLGGYGKGKLIGAHEEEEAESGAQINELPPELVGIMMDSGHHDIAAELSEVYSMTVNCQRRILKIAEILCSHPRAKAAATEVVSKEKQKQRLPDSEHIHLDMESEDYSEYQSAEDGKDSKDLDDGDSEKEQDAGGTADDIVTSIRSIDETEPTNRQAIGQKTVEKEQSGRTSDGKEAKNDGITGDGKDISFSGNKANDTPPIGQPDSRDVEVHTDHITSISDRITDEATQHMQHDCSTGPIQIEHPLDGPNTPRRLRSYSRKRKAVEDENEGRPTRATKKSSMLRSAEYLLPSHVTVSTYDKRIAAFAWEVDQNPKETLIQMFQLSLTRDDLRTLCDGMHVSTRVIDMFARHINWGGATSTTSRVKRYIVEPIAVDGILNLRKFDAQSDDILTAKLIKLFKIRGPDNSANPSKCQLILVPVCVDSYWFVYSFHVTHHVVHLLDPDPQQAKSKDITVLKRLQRGLGLIMAAKFGMKIDFASFKLEVADVPHQSPDSWFDSGVFTMTFLEHWSGRLAMRITKENITKYRMLYTARLCSSEHNTKFVDTISAMLGSK